Proteins co-encoded in one Armatimonadota bacterium genomic window:
- a CDS encoding response regulator transcription factor — translation MRILVVEDDARSRDLLVRYLTAKGHQVITADDGGRALAAVAAHDPELVLLDVNLPVMDGWRVLEAVRKVSRVPVIMVTVHDTPQDKVAGLDLGADDYITKPFDLRELDARITAVARRAYPTAPRLIRAGALTLDDERKEVVVRGRPVVLSPKEYELLRLLAARPGKVFSTDEIVAAVWPDRDDAAAEDVKKYVHMLRAKIEEHPGQPKVIVTVRGFGYRFVPPEPGASGELSGPSAP, via the coding sequence ATGAGGATCCTGGTCGTCGAGGACGACGCGCGCTCGCGCGACCTCCTGGTGCGCTACCTCACCGCCAAGGGGCACCAGGTGATCACCGCGGACGATGGCGGCCGCGCCCTGGCGGCGGTGGCGGCCCACGACCCCGAGCTCGTGCTGCTGGACGTGAACCTGCCGGTCATGGACGGCTGGCGCGTGCTGGAGGCGGTGCGCAAGGTCAGCCGGGTCCCGGTCATCATGGTCACGGTCCACGACACGCCGCAGGACAAGGTGGCCGGTCTGGACCTGGGCGCGGACGACTACATCACCAAGCCGTTCGATCTGCGCGAGCTGGACGCCCGGATCACCGCCGTCGCCCGGCGGGCCTACCCCACCGCGCCCCGGCTGATCCGCGCCGGTGCGCTGACGCTGGACGACGAACGCAAAGAGGTGGTGGTGCGGGGCCGGCCGGTGGTGCTGTCGCCCAAGGAGTACGAGCTGCTCCGGCTGCTGGCCGCGCGCCCCGGGAAGGTGTTCTCGACCGACGAGATCGTGGCGGCGGTCTGGCCCGACCGCGACGACGCAGCCGCCGAGGACGTGAAGAAGTACGTGCACATGCTGCGGGCCAAGATCGAGGAGCACCCCGGCCAGCCGAAGGTGATCGTCACCGTGCGCGGGTTCGGCTACCGGTTCGTGCCCCCGGAGCCCGGCGCGTCCGGCGAGCTCAGTGGTCCGTCGGCGCCATGA
- a CDS encoding tetratricopeptide repeat protein — protein sequence MATMSGTVTFLFTDIEGSTLAWQDLGDAGHVGVLADYRRLLREACAECGGRELEAPGDGLLFAFPCALDALLAAVAAQRLIAQHAWPGGARVRVRMGLHTGDPLPAESGYAEIDVHRAARICAAARGGQILASQTTCDLVAAGLPEGIDVRDLGEHRLKDLKRPQRLFLITAADLPADFSPPASSGAAPDPLRPAPLPARPTPLIGRDRELSAVVQSIRAGVRLLTLTGAPGIGKSRLALEAATRLQDAFAGGVALADLVPVSDPGRIGAVIARALGLADAEQPPLARAAEALGDRPFLLVLDNVEHLVDGAPQVAELLAACAGLQILATSRVPLHLSWEREFPVPTLPVPDADVPVAVPALAACASVALFVSRAQAVIPDFALSEANARAVAEICRRLDGLPLAIELAAPRVKLLPVHTVAQRLQHRLDFLRRIGRDLPARHQTLRAAVGWSYALLQPHEQALLRRLAVFVGGFTLDGVEAVCWSSDQPGEAVDALTALVDASLVVRETDEAPRFRMLETIREFGVEQLTATGELSRIQRYHAAYFLALAEHAAARLHGPEERFWLVLLEREHDNLRAALAWALAQGEGPAALRLATALWWFWYVRGYLEEGRACLERALRAAGAGDPRIRARGLHAAGVLAWRQGEFERAAEYGDESLRIHRDLGDRWGMANALFLQEMVARSHGDYARAAALIEESLALFTEVNDHWGVATSLLGVATILRLRGDHERAATLHEESLQRFRRLQDDSGIAASLYALGMVERERGNIARAAALSEESLAVARRLNDVSREAFARHLQGLVARDRGEYTGAAAALEHSRVLFQQIGDTWGVAYTLGSLGTVARLQGDLPASVALFKDSLALRVRVGDRWGIAECLEGLAGVAAAQERSEQAAQLFAAAAALRERLGTPLGPADRPRHERSVAAVRAMLGKRRFDAAWQAGQTSPVDVLIGELLAEEPEPAATPARRRAPGPLSPRELEVAELIARGMTNQEIARALYVSAGTVATHVQHILSKLGFSSRAQIAAWAAARGAPRGPAPE from the coding sequence ATGGCCACGATGAGCGGCACCGTCACCTTCCTGTTCACGGACATCGAGGGATCGACGTTGGCGTGGCAGGATCTGGGGGACGCCGGGCACGTCGGCGTGCTGGCAGACTACCGCCGCCTGCTGCGCGAGGCCTGCGCCGAGTGCGGGGGCCGCGAGCTCGAGGCCCCGGGCGACGGCTTGCTCTTCGCCTTCCCGTGCGCCCTGGACGCACTGCTGGCGGCGGTGGCCGCGCAACGCCTCATCGCCCAGCACGCCTGGCCGGGGGGAGCCCGCGTCCGCGTGCGGATGGGATTGCACACCGGAGACCCGTTGCCGGCCGAGAGCGGCTACGCCGAGATCGACGTCCACCGCGCGGCCCGGATCTGTGCCGCGGCGCGCGGCGGGCAGATCCTGGCCTCCCAGACGACCTGCGACCTGGTGGCCGCGGGCCTGCCGGAGGGCATCGACGTGCGGGATCTCGGCGAGCACCGGCTGAAAGATCTCAAGCGGCCGCAGCGCCTCTTCCTGATCACCGCCGCCGATCTGCCCGCCGACTTCTCTCCGCCGGCGTCGTCCGGTGCCGCCCCCGACCCGCTCCGCCCAGCGCCCCTCCCCGCGCGGCCGACCCCGCTGATCGGGCGGGACCGCGAGCTCTCGGCGGTGGTGCAGTCGATCCGCGCGGGCGTGAGACTGCTCACCCTCACCGGCGCGCCGGGTATCGGCAAGTCTCGCCTGGCGCTGGAAGCGGCGACCCGGTTGCAGGATGCGTTCGCGGGCGGGGTGGCGCTGGCGGATCTCGTGCCCGTCAGCGACCCCGGACGGATCGGCGCCGTGATCGCGCGTGCGCTGGGATTGGCGGATGCGGAGCAACCGCCGCTGGCGCGGGCCGCCGAGGCGCTGGGCGACCGCCCGTTCCTATTGGTCCTCGACAACGTCGAGCACCTGGTCGATGGCGCGCCGCAGGTGGCCGAGCTGCTGGCAGCGTGTGCAGGCCTGCAGATCCTGGCGACCAGCCGCGTGCCACTGCACCTGTCCTGGGAGCGGGAATTCCCCGTCCCGACGCTGCCGGTCCCTGATGCCGACGTCCCGGTGGCGGTGCCGGCGCTCGCCGCCTGCGCGTCGGTGGCGCTGTTCGTGTCCCGGGCCCAGGCGGTCATCCCGGACTTTGCGCTCTCCGAGGCCAACGCCCGCGCCGTGGCCGAGATCTGCCGCCGGCTCGATGGCCTCCCCCTGGCCATTGAGCTGGCCGCTCCCCGCGTGAAGCTGCTGCCCGTCCACACCGTCGCGCAGCGCCTGCAGCATCGCCTGGACTTCCTCCGCCGCATCGGCCGCGATCTGCCGGCGCGGCATCAGACGCTGCGGGCGGCGGTCGGCTGGAGCTACGCGCTGCTCCAGCCGCACGAGCAGGCCCTGCTGCGGCGGCTGGCCGTCTTCGTCGGCGGCTTCACCCTCGACGGCGTAGAGGCGGTGTGCTGGTCGTCTGATCAGCCGGGGGAGGCCGTGGACGCCCTGACGGCCCTTGTGGACGCCAGCCTCGTGGTGCGGGAGACCGACGAGGCACCTCGCTTCCGCATGCTGGAGACGATACGAGAGTTCGGCGTCGAGCAGCTCACCGCCACCGGGGAGCTGTCGCGGATCCAGCGCTATCACGCCGCGTACTTCCTGGCGCTGGCCGAGCACGCGGCGGCCCGTCTGCATGGACCCGAGGAGAGGTTCTGGCTGGTCCTGCTCGAGCGGGAGCACGACAACCTCCGTGCCGCGCTGGCCTGGGCCCTTGCACAGGGCGAGGGGCCGGCGGCCCTGCGGCTGGCCACCGCCCTGTGGTGGTTCTGGTACGTGCGGGGCTACCTGGAGGAGGGGCGCGCCTGCCTGGAACGCGCGTTGCGCGCGGCGGGCGCAGGGGACCCCCGGATCCGGGCGCGGGGGCTGCACGCCGCCGGCGTGCTGGCTTGGCGCCAGGGCGAGTTCGAGCGGGCCGCGGAGTACGGCGACGAGAGCCTGCGCATCCACCGCGACCTTGGGGACCGGTGGGGGATGGCCAACGCCCTGTTCCTGCAGGAGATGGTGGCGCGCTCCCACGGCGACTACGCCCGCGCGGCGGCGCTGATCGAAGAGAGCCTGGCCCTGTTCACCGAGGTGAACGATCACTGGGGGGTTGCGACGTCCCTGCTCGGCGTGGCGACCATCCTGCGGCTGCGGGGGGACCACGAGCGGGCGGCGACCCTCCATGAGGAGAGCCTGCAGCGGTTCCGTCGGCTGCAGGACGACTCGGGGATCGCAGCCTCGCTGTACGCGCTGGGGATGGTCGAGCGCGAGCGCGGCAACATCGCGCGGGCGGCCGCGTTGAGCGAGGAGTCTCTCGCGGTCGCGCGACGGCTGAACGACGTCTCCCGCGAGGCGTTCGCCCGACACCTGCAGGGGCTGGTGGCCCGCGACCGCGGCGAGTACACCGGCGCCGCCGCCGCACTCGAGCACAGCCGCGTCCTGTTTCAGCAGATCGGCGACACCTGGGGAGTCGCCTACACGCTCGGCAGCCTGGGCACCGTCGCCCGCCTGCAGGGCGACCTTCCGGCTTCGGTGGCGCTGTTCAAGGACAGCCTGGCCCTGCGTGTCAGGGTCGGGGACCGGTGGGGCATCGCCGAATGCCTGGAAGGGCTGGCTGGCGTCGCCGCGGCCCAGGAACGCAGCGAGCAGGCCGCCCAGCTGTTTGCCGCCGCCGCGGCGCTGCGCGAGAGGCTGGGCACGCCGCTGGGACCGGCGGACCGACCTCGCCACGAGCGCAGCGTCGCCGCCGTCCGCGCGATGCTGGGGAAGCGGAGGTTCGACGCCGCCTGGCAGGCGGGCCAGACCTCGCCCGTGGACGTCCTGATCGGCGAGCTCCTGGCGGAGGAGCCTGAACCCGCCGCGACGCCTGCCCGACGGCGGGCACCCGGGCCGCTCTCCCCACGGGAGCTGGAGGTGGCGGAGTTGATCGCCCGGGGGATGACGAACCAGGAGATCGCCCGCGCCCTGTACGTCAGCGCCGGCACGGTGGCCACCCACGTGCAGCACATCCTGAGCAAGTTGGGCTTTTCGTCCCGCGCCCAGATCGCGGCCTGGGCGGCCGCGCGAGGGGCACCCCGCGGGCCCGCCCCGGAGTAG
- the lepB gene encoding signal peptidase I, which translates to MRTIPQLQAARAWEALRRTVRGARDVLAIVLVAVVLAQLVMTSVAQAYQVEQSSMEPTLLPHDRVLVNKLVYRLRAPRPGDVVVLRYPRDPTRNYIKRLVAGPGARVEIRAGQLLVDDRPVEEVYLNGIQGPPTGDWGPEVVPPDSYFVLGDNRNNSEDSRVFGFLRREQIVGPAILIYWPPHRARLLP; encoded by the coding sequence ATGAGGACCATCCCGCAGTTGCAGGCCGCCCGGGCGTGGGAGGCGCTCCGTCGCACCGTGCGCGGGGCGCGCGACGTGCTGGCCATCGTGCTGGTGGCCGTCGTCCTCGCGCAGCTGGTGATGACGTCGGTGGCGCAGGCCTACCAGGTCGAGCAGTCCTCGATGGAACCCACGCTGCTCCCGCACGACCGCGTGCTGGTCAACAAGCTGGTCTACCGGCTCCGCGCCCCGCGCCCCGGCGACGTGGTGGTGCTCCGCTACCCGCGCGATCCGACCCGCAACTACATCAAGCGGCTCGTGGCGGGCCCCGGCGCCCGCGTCGAGATTCGGGCGGGGCAGCTGCTGGTCGACGATCGGCCGGTCGAGGAGGTCTACCTCAACGGCATCCAGGGCCCGCCGACCGGGGATTGGGGCCCGGAGGTGGTGCCGCCCGACAGCTACTTCGTGCTGGGGGACAACCGGAACAACAGCGAGGACTCCCGGGTCTTCGGGTTCCTGCGGCGGGAGCAGATCGTCGGCCCGGCGATCCTCATCTACTGGCCGCCGCATCGCGCGCGGCTGCTGCCGTAG
- a CDS encoding DUF4242 domain-containing protein produces MKVYMADRDLPGITLEQLADAQRRAIETSRRFTQEGKPVRYIRSTFVPGESHVMCLFEAASAALVEEVNRAAGIPFVRVVEALDLTPR; encoded by the coding sequence ATGAAAGTCTACATGGCCGATCGGGACCTCCCGGGGATCACCCTGGAGCAGCTCGCGGACGCCCAGCGCCGGGCCATCGAGACCAGCCGCCGGTTCACCCAGGAGGGGAAGCCGGTCCGCTACATCCGGAGCACGTTTGTGCCCGGCGAGTCCCACGTCATGTGCCTGTTCGAGGCCGCCAGCGCTGCGCTGGTCGAAGAGGTGAATCGGGCCGCCGGCATTCCCTTCGTCCGGGTCGTCGAAGCGCTCGACCTCACGCCCCGGTAA
- the sppA gene encoding signal peptide peptidase SppA produces the protein MRQTMWVAAGVVLAAAALAAATAAGGVAGFLWGARMGGLARWDAPAERYLSGEGPEKIAVVRVVGPISREGRGVALLGTGASSRALVALLERARRDPAIRAVIVELDTPGGSVVASDELYQALVALRRAGKPVVALLTEVAASGGYYVAAAADHIVAAPTTVTGSIGVIVALANTEALSRKIGVRTIVFKSGAFKDLGNPNRPMTPAEAAIVQRLVDEAYARFVEAVARGRRMDPARVRRLADGRIYTGLQAQRLGLVDSLGHLPAAVTIAMRRAGLAQATVVEYGAGGGLLQALLGALGRSLPVGWDAVDPAPVPEATGAALAGWGLSVQYLMVP, from the coding sequence ATGCGGCAGACGATGTGGGTCGCAGCGGGTGTGGTGCTCGCCGCCGCGGCGCTGGCGGCCGCGACGGCAGCGGGGGGCGTGGCGGGGTTCCTGTGGGGCGCCCGCATGGGCGGCCTCGCGCGCTGGGACGCACCGGCGGAACGCTACCTGAGCGGCGAGGGGCCGGAGAAGATCGCGGTCGTGCGGGTCGTCGGGCCGATCTCGCGCGAGGGCCGGGGTGTCGCGCTGCTGGGCACCGGGGCCTCCAGCCGCGCCCTCGTGGCGTTGCTGGAGCGTGCGCGGCGCGATCCGGCCATCCGGGCGGTGATCGTCGAGCTGGACACGCCGGGCGGCTCGGTGGTGGCCAGCGACGAACTCTACCAAGCCCTCGTCGCGCTGCGGCGTGCCGGCAAACCGGTCGTGGCCCTCCTGACCGAGGTGGCGGCCTCGGGTGGGTACTACGTCGCCGCGGCCGCCGACCACATCGTCGCAGCGCCCACCACCGTCACGGGTAGCATCGGCGTGATCGTGGCGCTGGCCAACACCGAGGCGTTGAGCCGCAAGATCGGCGTCCGCACCATCGTGTTCAAGAGCGGTGCGTTCAAGGACCTGGGTAACCCCAACCGCCCGATGACGCCGGCCGAAGCCGCGATCGTGCAGCGCCTGGTCGACGAGGCCTACGCGCGGTTCGTCGAGGCGGTGGCCCGGGGCCGCAGGATGGATCCCGCGCGCGTGCGGCGGCTCGCCGACGGACGCATCTACACCGGGCTGCAGGCGCAGCGGCTGGGCCTGGTCGACAGCCTGGGCCACCTGCCCGCAGCGGTGACGATCGCCATGCGGCGCGCAGGGCTCGCGCAGGCGACCGTGGTCGAGTACGGCGCCGGCGGCGGCCTGCTGCAGGCCCTGCTCGGCGCGCTCGGCCGCAGCCTGCCCGTGGGGTGGGACGCGGTCGACCCGGCACCGGTGCCCGAGGCCACGGGGGCGGCGCTGGCGGGCTGGGGACTCAGCGTCCAGTACCTGATGGTGCCCTGA
- a CDS encoding DUF1646 family protein, producing the protein MPFPILANLVVLLVVLAGPFLSRRIEQNLEAFLFVAGVASALASGVLTVPLIGEALRHPLPITAAVFGFGLLFLWARTHVGQAVDWAQARIGAGALVAVATVGLGLAASVVTAIIASLVLVEFISALRLPRRTETRIVVFACFAIGLGAALTPVGEPLSTIATAKLRQEFWFLLRLLGPYVVPGVVALGVLARVAARDAVRGAGDAASTGAPGAPLADAPGASGTPDAPLASAAGASPDALPAPAAGASPDASLIASPAVESVRTVVVRAARVYLFVVALTLLGEGFRPVIEAYVIGLDARVLYWINMVSAVLDNATLTAAEVDARMSARQVQAVLMGLLVSGGMLIPGNIPNIVAAGRLGIGSRQWAQVAVPVGAALLVLYYVVLFVL; encoded by the coding sequence GTGCCGTTCCCCATCCTCGCCAACCTCGTCGTCCTGCTGGTGGTCCTGGCGGGCCCGTTCCTCTCCCGCCGGATCGAGCAGAACCTCGAGGCATTCCTGTTCGTCGCCGGCGTGGCCTCGGCCCTGGCGTCGGGGGTGCTCACGGTGCCCCTGATCGGTGAGGCGCTGCGCCATCCGCTGCCGATCACCGCAGCGGTCTTCGGGTTCGGCCTGCTCTTCCTGTGGGCGCGCACCCACGTGGGGCAGGCCGTCGACTGGGCCCAGGCCCGGATCGGCGCCGGCGCCCTCGTGGCGGTGGCCACCGTGGGGCTGGGGCTGGCCGCGAGTGTCGTCACGGCGATCATCGCCTCGCTGGTGCTCGTGGAGTTCATCTCGGCCCTGCGCCTGCCCCGGCGCACCGAGACCCGCATCGTGGTGTTCGCCTGCTTCGCCATCGGCCTGGGCGCCGCGCTCACGCCGGTCGGCGAGCCGCTGTCGACCATCGCCACGGCCAAGCTCCGGCAGGAGTTCTGGTTCCTGCTGCGGCTGCTGGGGCCCTACGTCGTCCCGGGCGTGGTGGCGCTGGGAGTGCTGGCGCGCGTGGCAGCGCGGGACGCCGTGCGGGGCGCGGGCGACGCCGCATCGACCGGTGCGCCGGGCGCACCGCTCGCAGACGCGCCGGGCGCCTCCGGGACCCCCGACGCCCCCCTGGCCTCGGCAGCGGGCGCGTCGCCCGACGCCCTCCCAGCCCCCGCAGCGGGCGCGTCGCCCGACGCCTCCCTGATCGCGTCGCCTGCGGTCGAGTCGGTGCGCACCGTGGTGGTCCGGGCCGCCCGCGTCTACCTCTTCGTGGTGGCGCTCACGCTGCTGGGGGAAGGGTTCCGGCCGGTGATCGAGGCGTACGTGATCGGCCTCGACGCGCGCGTGCTCTACTGGATCAACATGGTCTCGGCCGTGCTGGACAACGCGACGCTGACAGCCGCCGAGGTCGACGCGCGCATGAGCGCCCGGCAGGTCCAGGCCGTGCTCATGGGGCTGCTGGTCAGCGGTGGGATGCTGATCCCCGGCAACATCCCCAACATCGTCGCCGCGGGGCGCCTGGGGATCGGGAGCCGCCAGTGGGCGCAAGTGGCGGTGCCGGTGGGCGCCGCGCTCCTCGTGCTCTACTACGTCGTCCTGTTCGTGCTGTAA
- a CDS encoding HAMP domain-containing sensor histidine kinase, protein MSGPGLRRKFLLAFVGLAALFAAVFGVLAASRLRAALGEQVRLRAKVVAEELAREASSFLRTPEGLTPGPTSSRLTRRLVAGTVLYAQIYRDGRLQFTDGRADLAVAVPPLDRPMAIYMRRSPSGTPYLDLLRAVPEFPLERQVFVRVGFPLSDVARAIRRETRMIALAGALLLAAGTLAAVGLSRAILGPVERLAAGIRDVRRGNYAARVQATTRDELQLLAEEFNAMAAAIEARDRELARVNEALRRANRIKDEFSAAMSHELKTPLHAIRAYAQLMLEGIDGPLTDAQRRDLEAIHAAGDHLLHLIEAILRYSALEAGGITPQLADVPAAGVVEQACQNVAHLARAKGLGIETRIDGTVTARADETMLRQILINLLHNAIKYTARGSITVGVAPADGQVVFSVADTGPGIAPEDAATVFEPFRRAGDAARREVDGIGLGLAVVRRYVELLDGRIWFESGPQGGTTFYVALPRGRTA, encoded by the coding sequence GTGAGCGGGCCTGGCCTGCGGCGCAAGTTCCTGCTGGCCTTCGTCGGGCTGGCCGCGCTGTTCGCGGCGGTCTTCGGAGTGCTGGCGGCCTCGCGCCTGCGCGCCGCGCTTGGCGAGCAGGTGCGGCTGCGGGCCAAGGTGGTGGCCGAAGAGCTGGCGCGCGAAGCGTCGTCGTTCCTGCGCACCCCGGAAGGCCTGACGCCCGGGCCCACCAGCAGCCGCCTCACGCGCCGGCTGGTGGCCGGGACCGTGTTGTACGCGCAGATCTACCGCGACGGCCGCCTGCAGTTCACCGACGGGCGCGCCGATCTGGCCGTCGCCGTCCCGCCGCTGGACCGCCCGATGGCGATCTACATGCGCCGCTCGCCCTCGGGCACGCCCTACCTCGACCTCCTGCGGGCCGTCCCCGAGTTCCCGCTGGAGCGGCAGGTCTTCGTCCGCGTGGGGTTTCCGCTCTCGGACGTCGCCCGCGCCATCCGGCGGGAGACGCGCATGATCGCGCTGGCCGGGGCGCTGCTGCTGGCCGCGGGCACGCTGGCCGCCGTGGGGCTGTCGCGGGCGATCCTGGGCCCGGTGGAGCGGCTGGCCGCGGGCATTCGCGACGTGCGCCGCGGCAACTACGCCGCCCGCGTGCAGGCGACGACCCGCGACGAGCTGCAGCTGCTGGCGGAGGAGTTCAACGCCATGGCCGCCGCCATCGAGGCGCGCGACCGGGAGCTGGCCCGGGTCAACGAGGCCCTGCGCCGGGCCAACCGCATCAAGGACGAGTTCTCGGCAGCCATGAGCCACGAGCTCAAGACGCCGCTGCACGCCATCCGCGCCTATGCCCAGCTCATGCTGGAGGGCATCGACGGCCCGCTCACCGACGCCCAGCGCCGCGACCTGGAGGCGATCCACGCGGCCGGGGACCACCTGCTCCACCTCATCGAGGCGATCCTGCGCTACTCGGCGCTGGAGGCGGGCGGCATCACCCCGCAGCTGGCCGACGTGCCCGCGGCCGGGGTCGTCGAGCAGGCGTGTCAGAACGTGGCCCACCTGGCCCGCGCCAAGGGCCTCGGCATCGAGACCCGCATCGACGGCACGGTGACGGCGCGCGCCGACGAGACGATGCTGCGGCAGATCCTGATCAACCTCCTGCACAACGCCATCAAGTACACCGCCCGGGGGAGCATCACGGTGGGCGTTGCGCCCGCCGACGGCCAGGTGGTCTTCAGCGTCGCCGACACCGGCCCCGGCATCGCCCCCGAGGACGCCGCCACGGTGTTCGAACCGTTTCGGCGCGCGGGCGACGCGGCCCGCCGCGAGGTGGACGGCATCGGGCTGGGCCTGGCCGTGGTCCGCCGGTACGTGGAACTGCTGGACGGCCGCATCTGGTTCGAGAGCGGTCCGCAGGGCGGGACGACGTTCTACGTCGCTCTGCCCCGGGGGAGGACGGCATGA
- a CDS encoding long-chain fatty acid--CoA ligase: MADSGILVGYPWYRWYEPGVPWTIQVPDHPVHGFLDQSARRFPRHVALIQAGPRFDRRLTYAALDQLTDRFARALVAHGLQPGDRVAVILPNCPQYVVAAFGIWKAGGILVQTNPLYKGRDLAFVLQDAGARFAVGLSRLYDQLREVRPHTALETVFLTNLHDFFPLRWRLLYGWRRARKEGDVVPATAGVVPFATALQAPRLAQRPAVAPDEVAVLQYTGGTTGVPKAAMLTHRNLVANALQARAWLPDLREGAERILAVVPFFHVFGLTVCLNVAVALAATTIVLLMRLFEAKTVVEAMARYRPTIFPGVPAMYLAITQMRGVERYDLRSIRACVSGAAPLPGEVQRRFEELTGGRIVEGYGLSEASPLTHANPIHGTRKVGSIGLPVPSTEAKIVDAETGTRDLPPGELGELVIRGPQVMKGYWRKPGETAGALRNGWLYTGDIARMDEDGFFFLEDRKKDMVNIGGFKVFPREVEEVLYAHPHVQEAAVVGVRHRIRGEMLVAHVVPRERVDPRMFARELYDHCARHLSAYKVPRRFEIVDEIPKTLLGKALRRAIREREEARAAADEGEET; this comes from the coding sequence GTGGCGGACAGCGGGATCTTGGTGGGCTACCCCTGGTACCGCTGGTACGAGCCCGGCGTGCCGTGGACCATCCAGGTCCCTGACCATCCCGTCCACGGGTTCCTCGACCAGAGCGCCCGGCGGTTTCCGCGGCACGTCGCGCTGATCCAGGCCGGGCCCAGGTTCGACCGGCGCCTCACGTACGCTGCCCTGGACCAGCTCACCGACCGCTTCGCCCGTGCCCTCGTCGCCCATGGCCTGCAGCCCGGCGATCGCGTGGCGGTGATCCTGCCCAACTGCCCGCAGTACGTGGTCGCCGCGTTTGGCATCTGGAAGGCCGGCGGCATCCTCGTGCAGACGAATCCGCTCTACAAGGGCCGGGACCTCGCGTTCGTCCTGCAGGACGCCGGCGCGCGGTTCGCGGTGGGACTGTCGCGGCTCTACGACCAGCTCCGCGAGGTGCGACCGCACACGGCGCTGGAGACGGTCTTCCTCACCAACCTTCACGACTTCTTCCCGCTGCGCTGGCGCCTGCTGTACGGGTGGCGCCGGGCACGGAAGGAAGGCGACGTGGTGCCAGCCACGGCAGGCGTCGTGCCGTTCGCGACGGCACTGCAGGCTCCCCGTCTCGCACAGCGTCCGGCGGTTGCCCCCGACGAGGTCGCCGTCCTGCAGTACACGGGCGGCACCACCGGTGTGCCCAAGGCCGCGATGCTCACGCACCGCAACCTCGTGGCCAACGCCCTGCAGGCCCGAGCCTGGCTCCCCGATCTCCGGGAAGGCGCCGAGCGTATCCTGGCCGTAGTGCCGTTCTTCCACGTGTTCGGGCTCACTGTGTGCCTGAACGTGGCCGTCGCCCTCGCCGCCACCACGATCGTACTGCTCATGCGCCTGTTCGAGGCGAAGACGGTCGTGGAGGCGATGGCGCGCTACCGGCCCACGATCTTCCCCGGTGTCCCCGCCATGTACCTGGCCATCACGCAGATGCGGGGCGTCGAGCGCTACGACCTCAGGTCGATCCGGGCGTGCGTCTCCGGCGCGGCCCCGCTGCCTGGCGAGGTTCAGCGGCGCTTCGAAGAGCTGACCGGCGGACGCATCGTCGAGGGGTACGGCCTTTCGGAAGCCTCGCCGCTCACCCACGCCAATCCCATCCACGGCACGCGCAAGGTGGGCTCCATCGGCCTCCCCGTGCCGTCGACCGAGGCCAAGATCGTCGACGCCGAGACTGGCACGCGCGACCTGCCTCCTGGCGAGCTCGGCGAGCTCGTGATCCGCGGCCCGCAGGTGATGAAAGGTTACTGGCGCAAGCCCGGGGAGACGGCGGGGGCGCTTCGCAACGGCTGGCTGTACACGGGCGACATCGCCCGCATGGACGAGGACGGCTTTTTCTTCCTCGAGGATCGCAAGAAAGACATGGTGAACATCGGTGGGTTCAAGGTCTTCCCCCGGGAAGTCGAGGAGGTGCTCTACGCCCATCCCCACGTCCAGGAGGCGGCCGTCGTGGGGGTGCGCCACCGGATCCGGGGCGAGATGCTGGTGGCCCATGTCGTGCCCCGGGAGAGGGTGGACCCCCGGATGTTTGCGCGCGAGCTGTACGACCACTGCGCGCGCCACCTCTCGGCGTACAAGGTGCCCCGTCGCTTCGAGATCGTCGACGAGATTCCCAAGACGCTCCTGGGCAAGGCCCTCCGGCGCGCGATCCGCGAGCGAGAAGAAGCGCGGGCTGCGGCGGATGAAGGCGAGGAGACCTAG